ATTCGCTAATATCATCCCTAAAATTGATGTCCGTACAGAAGGCATAGTTTGGCTTTCAACACACTTAAATGAGTTCTGGAGAGACCTTTCGTGAATAAGTCGACTATCTGATGTGAAGTATGAACATAGGAAACACGAAGGAAACCAAATCGAACAAGATCACGAATCATGTGGTAATCCACCTCAATGTGTTTTGTGCGAGCATGAAAAATAGGATTAGCAGTAAGACTGCCAGCACCTTGATTGTCACAAAATAATCTGCAGGGCAGATAAAGAGAAACTGATAATTCTTCAATAGGTACGAAAACCATAAGATCTCCGCTGAAGCATTAGCTAAGACACGATATTCTGCTTCTGTGGAAAAACGAGAGATAGTTTGTTGCTTCTTGGATGACCAAGAAACAATATTGCCACCTACAAATACACAGTAACCAGAGGTAGACTTCCTAGTATCGGGACAACCTGCCTAATCACTGACACTAACAGCTTGTAAATCTGAACAGTTTCCAGCACTGAGTGTGAGGCCTTGACCAAGAGAACCTTTAATATAGCGTAATATGCGTTTGGCAAGCTGAAGATGAACATCTATGGGACAATGCAAGAATTCACTGACATAATTGACAGCAAAGCTGATGTCAGGTCTAGTGAGGGTTAAGTATTGAAGACCACCCACCAAACTTCTATAAGAAGCAACATCAGATAAAGCATTACCATCACAAACTGATACTCTTTGTCCCTGAGGAACTGGATTTTTACAGGGTTTACAACCAAGCATGGCATGTTTCTTCAAGATTTCAAGAGAGTATTTATTCTGAGTTAATAGCATCTTCTTATCCTTTGAATCAAATGTAGCCTCAATACCTAAGAAGTAGTGTAAAGGGCCTAAGTTTTTTATGGAAAACTCAGTCTTGAGAGAGgcaataaaggaatcaagaagaGCATCAGAAGTCCCTACTAGaatgatatcatccacataaaccaGAAGTATAAGTCTGTCATTGCCTTTTTGATAGAGAAACATGGAAGTATCACACACAGAGTAGGAGAAGCCATAATTCAATAGATAAGTACTAAACTTCTCATACCAAGCTCTGGGGGCCTGTTTAAGGCCATAGAGATACTTTTGAAGCAAACAAACATGATTAGGATGTTGAGGATCAACAAATCCTGGTGGTTGTTCCATGTATACAGTTTCAGATAAATTCTCATGGAGAAAAGAAATACTTACGTCTAGTTGCCTAATAGACCAGTTTTGACACAAAGCAAGGCTGAGAACACATCTAATAGTAGTATCCTTAACAACTGGACtaaaagtttcatcaaaatctATTCCATCAACTTGATGATACCTATTAGCAACTAGTCTAGCTTTACATCTCTCAACAGTCCCATCTGCATTGAATTtagtcttgtagacccatttgcAGCCAAGTACATTCATTGAAGGCTCATAAGGAACATGTATAAAAGTGTTATTTATAAAGAGATTCATATTCATTATGCATAACCTTAATCCAAACAGGCTTCTTAATGGATTCCTTGAAAGTCTTTGGATCATAAATAGGTGTTTCTTTGCTAAGAAGAGCACAAGGAACTGGATGTTTAAGAGCACTATTGGCTAAAAAATATTTAGATTGAGGTTTATGTAGATGAATACCTGACTGAGATCTTGTATGGATTCTTGAACTAGAAGTATCCTTGAGAGTTGGTAAAGAAGTAGAAGCATCATGTGAGGGCATAGTAGAAGTATCAATGCATGGAGCAGTTGGAGAAGACATATCATGTGGAGGCATAGTAGCAGTAGCTGATGGAGAAGTAGTAATGCAGGAATCAACTTAAGTAGATGGTTGTAATGTAACAGATGCCTCAGTGGGAGGAAAAATATCAGTACCAGTAGAAGGTATAATTAGAGAAGAAGCAAGAGTAGCAAATGGAAAATGACTCTCATCAAAGACTACATTAGTAGTGACATAAATTCTTTGAGTCTTTAAATTCATACACCTGTACCCTTTATGATGAATGTTATAACCCAAGAATACACAAGCTGAAGACTTAGGACTAACTTTGTCTTGTCTATAAGGTACTAAATTGGGTAACATGGACAACCATATAATTTGAGCATACTATAATCAGGAGTTGTGTGATATAAAGCTTCATAAGGAGACTTGTAATCCAAAACTTTTGTTGGAAGTCGATTAATGAGAAACACAGCAGCTAAGAATGAATCAAACCAAAACTTCTTTGACATAGAAGCAGTAAAGGATAAAGTATTGCGAACCTGTGTGATATGTCTATGCTTCCTTTCAGCAGATCGATTTTTTTGATGAAGATAAGGACAAGATATTCGTAAATCAATGTCACATGAATCAATAAAATCTCTAAAAGGGCCTTTAGTTAACTCAAGAGCTCCATCACATTGAAAATGCTTAATTTTGACATAAAAaagattctcaacaagagacttgAAAGTCTTAAAACATTGAGtattatctgatttatttttcATAGGGTAAATCCAACTGAACTTAATGCAATCATCGACAAATAGGATATAATATTTGAACCCTAAATGAGATTGCACAGGAGAAAGTCCCCATATGTGACAATGGACTAATACAAAAGGGAATGTGACACAGAACCAGTAGACCGAAAAAGGAGACACTTATTTTTACCCAATTGACAAGCATCACAAACAGAAGTAATGGACTTAGAAGAGAGCTTGatagcagcagcagcttcaagcTTGTGAAGTATCTTGGAAGCAGGATGACCTAATCTTGAGTGCCAAAGTGTTGGAGAAGCAACAAAAGATGAGAAGGCTACATGTTGAGAAGTTGCACCAGTCCTTATTGGATATAGACCATCATGTACCTTTCCTCTAGCCAGTATATGGTTGTTCTACAGTGACTGTATTTCATAGCCCCATGGATAAAAGATAAATGTACAATGATTATCTAATGTGAATTGCGCTACAGATAATAAGTTGTGTTGAATATGAGGAACATAAAGAACCTTGTGGAGATGAAAATCAGTATTTGAGGCATGTAGAGTAGAACAGTCCTGTAAAGAGATAGGAAGAAGCTTACCATCACCCACCATTACTTGATCTTGACCAGTGTAAGCAGTTAAGTGATTGATCAAAGTTGCATTATTAGTCATGTGACTTGATGCACGAGAATCTGGTATCCAAACAGGACCAGAAGCATTATGTCCCCAATAACCTCCAGGTTCAAAATTTGATGGTGATTGAGCATTGTAGTCAAACTCATTGATGAACCATGGTGAATGATCAGAATTGCTGCCACTGTTAAGATCAAATCCAATAAAAGCCTTATGCTGAGGAGGACCACTATTCTTGGAAGGCATATATCGAAATCAACATCGTTTAGCTTGATGACCTTGTTTGAAGAAAATCTGACAAGGAACACTTTCTGGATCAAGAATCTGCTTCTGAGTTGGATTGAACTCAGTCTTTTGGAAAccggatgatgatgatgaaggaaATTGAGAAGTATTGGAATTATGAAATGAATTAAAACCAGGAGGTACACTAGGTTTGCGAAAAGAAGAATTTGAATTAAAGTTTTGTTTCTTCACATAAAATGCTGAATTTGTTGGATCAGAAATGAGAGAAGAGAATGAATTTGTTTCTTGTTCCTTTAGAAATTGTTCATGACTGATTAAGCGAGATCGTAACTCTGAGAAGGAAAGAGGAGGTTATCTGTGTTGTACACTTACCTCCATTAGGAACTGGTTCACCAATCTCTGCTAGTGAATCAGAGATAGTCTTGAGTTGATGAAGAAATTCACTGATTGTAGACGTATCTTTCTTCATAGAATGAAGCTGAGATCTCAACATTGACTTTCGAGCGAAGCATTGTTCGGTGAAAAGCTTAGCAAGATGTAGCCATTTTTCTCTAGAAGAAACTTTACCAAGAAGTTTAGATTATGGAGATTTATCAACAGATGCATTTATGCAAGCGCCAACAAATTTGTCAAACTGCAACCACTCAAGATAGTTAGGGTTTGTAACTTGAgtattgttgatcaagagaagagGTTGTTCTGAAGGAATAGATACATCAACAAAACCGTAAAGGTTTGTACAAATAAATATCGACCCCATCTGATCTTTCCATACAAGATAATTTGAATTTTTTAGCTTTTCAGAAACAAAGTTTGCAATGTTTGGAAACGGAATGTTGAATttgctttgaaaaataaaaggatTGTAAGTTGATTGTGGAAATTGAAAAGGAATTTGTTGTGATTGAGTTTGTGGTTGAGGTTGGGGTTGATGATAAGAAACAAAATGTTGAAAAGGTTGTTGTATAGGTCTGTATTGTTGAGCAAAAGCATAAAAAGCTGAAGTAAAAGATGGTACTTGAATCGGTGTATGTTGTAGAAAAGGCGGTGATCTGTGAGAAACAATTGGTGTGTGTTGTAGAAAATATGGTGATCTCTGAGAACCAATAGGTGAAGTTTGTGATGGATGTGAAAAAGAAGGTAAATGAGATGAAGAtgcagttgttgttgttgttggtggtggtggttgagaggtAAACAGAGGCGGTGGTAATCGATGTGGATAAGTTAAGATGGAAAACGTACCAATAGGTTGTTCTTGAGGACGAGACTGTGAATGTGAAACAGTGGAAGAAGCTTGAGTCGTTTGAGTAGTTCTCgtcattataaaaaaaaagttgcaGGTTTAATGGTGGAAAAAGGATCAGAGAGAAGTTAGAATTCTCTTTTCGGTATCTGATAGCATGGAAGAGTGTGTAGTATTGtattgaagaagataagaagaagtaCAAAAGACAGAGTCCTTTATATAGACAGGACTAACACAGAATACATGTAACTcaagaaagaaaaatagaaaacaataaatgaGTTGTCCGTACAACTAAGACAGGCTGGCAAGTTATCTGTGATGACATATCGTGACCATTGGATTCGCTAACACAGGTGAATATCTTGCGAGtaaattctttatttttttctttcacctTAAGTTAAGAGATTTCCTTCATTTTTATCCTCCTGCGCATCCTCTGATTCATCCAAAATTCTTTGAACTCTCTATATTTTGTAGATATGTATGTTATCCGTGTTTATCCCCCACGCAGTTTCCAAACTTAGTAGAAAATCTCCGAGTATACACCTTCCCATGCTTTTTCGAGAATCACTCAAAAGTCCCTTATTTTTCGAATCCAAACTCTATGATAGTCATGTTTCACCATAACAGGCCCGAATCAAACCACTCTCATGACTATCTCCATTAAATCTCTTCCCAAATCGCGCCTGAATGTCTCGTAACTCTGTTTAGCTTGATCTCGATGATTCAGCCCAGTTCAGTTCGTTACATCACCCATAGTATCCATGTTTAGTTTattcaagtccagcccaatggaTATTTGCGATTGAATCTCTTTCAAAACTGCGTaagaatcaaaccctaaattctgttaGTGAAACACTTCTTTCCCGCTTTTTTCTGAAATTCAAAATGAAGAGgatgagtaccccttatccatactAGGGGTGTGAATAGCATGTGGTTATCCTTTATCAtataggtgccccttatccatttgagggtgTGAATAACAGATGTCCTGGGGTGTGAATAAtttctgggtgcctttatcaattcttatggggtgcctttagtaattttctctggaGGTCCAAATgctacttttcgagccaatttctccacaagagcttatttctccaaaaacacctacaaaaacataaaaactcaaaataagtacaaaatgagcactaacaaaacagataattgagatcaaaacagacatataaatgcgtctatcaatcacACAACGCGATTTAAATGCACTTTAACGTCGTCATCCATAAAAACTTTCATCCAATTTGACTAGTGCTTGGATAATAATTAGATGTACATATAAGAAACTGCTTGGTAGTCGATATGTAATTCAAACTTTGTTAAAACAATTCATTACTAGGCCTACATATACACACGCACcaaattttgcaatcaatataACTACCAAGTTTTGCAGTGGCTAAATCAAGCAAAGATTTATTTTCACATTCGGTCTTTCTGTTTCCTTCGTATGTATAAACTAGTTTGAACTTGATTTCAACCTGTTTCAGAGTGagttgagtttggttttggtcatGCTTAAACTAGGATGATACTAGTTTCATCATGTTTTAGACTTGTTTGAAACTGATTTCGTCCTGTTTTATCATATACTAGAAATAACTCATGCCATAACGGCACGGTTTTATCCTGAAATATGacttatatatgtatatttttctGGAATTTTTAATCGATTAATTCGAGATATTTTGTTATTTGTTTCAAGCCAAAATAATGTCCGGCATACACTATATAGTAAATTAGTCATATAAAGTTCGGAAAAGTCAACAACTAAAAGTAATAATGTGTATATATGTCCCACTTCCCATCAAATTCACCTTGCTATCGAATCATACATCTACTCATTCTTCCAATTaatgttataaaaaaaaattgtaatgtTTTTCACTTTGATGTATGGTTAGGTATTCTAGCCCCTTGTAATATTTTAgcatttaatatttgttttaataTCTTGAGTTATGAGGAGATCCGTTAGttaatctataatacaaaacataaggggtttttgagcaccgacggtcggataacatttttaGAGAGAAACGGATGATCCAACCATCCCAGTTTCATTATACCAATAGACATCTGACGATCGTGATGTTTGTAACTCTTTTCATTATGAACCTAAATTTATTGACCTTTAATTAATGGATCACATAACTCAAAATATTATTAATGAATAACACAACTCAAGATattaatttaaatatttaatggTGTGTTTAATGTTTGAGAATTGCTACAAGAAAACGTTGAATTTTCTCATGTCGTgccattacggcacgggttatttctagtaacTAATAAATTTACATTCATAATAAAAGAGGTTACAAATCTTATATCCGTCAGATGTCTTTGTTTAGGATGAGACTGGAATGGTCGGAcgcaacgtttgtctctcaaaatgttaacCGACCGTCCAAGACTCAAAACCCCTTCTGTTTTGTATTCTAGATAGTTTTAGAAGTATGAAAATATTCTCTATATATGAACCGAACTAAAAGCCCAATAACGAAATCCTTGTTTACAACCTCTGTTAAGGTGATTGTTACTGTTAATGCTCCAACTGTAGGTACGCTGGTCATGGACTGCCTAGTTAACTCATATCAGGGATGGTCGACTACTTGTGTTCCTCTTTGTTGGTATTATCAATGCATTGTACGTTAATCACCACTGTCCTTTATATTGAATTCAAGTTGGGTTGTAAATCTCCTCTTTTTACAGCTTAAGAAATGCTTTTGTGATATCTTCTGCTGTAACAATTTCCAGTATTTATAAGTAAAAATAGGTGTTGTAAATCTCGCAATATTTTAAACCTCTGAAATTTAAATTCTATATGTTGCTGGAAGTAGGACTGGTAACGGTGCGAACTGGTTGGCTTGTGGCAGAAGGCCTATTGGGAGACAATTAAATGACAAGAATCAATTATTTTGGTGGACTAGGTCTACAtttttaaggaaaataataacatGTACTATGTGTGTGTGTTGTAAGTGTGCGAGTGAATGTGTGTCTTGTAGGTTGTATGTGCTGCACGTGCAAGTGTAAGAGAGAATGAGGAAGTCGTGTCAACTCAATTATCTTTTCTCTTAATCAATCTATTGATTCAAATTGTTCACAGTTTCAATGTAGACATTCAATTCATTGAATGTTATCATGGTATCAGActcagaaatcatgaattttcgaGGGTATCGATCCTATCTTCCGCTGATCAAATTTTAAATTctttaccaatttcttctgatgctgctgtttttcatcatcttcaattcgGGTGAAGATGCAAGGAGTTCGTACGGAGAGTTGTTACTGGTGATTACTCGGTGTGAAGTTTGATTTGATCCTGATACTTACTGCAACGTCGTCAATCAGGATTAAGCATGTATTTTGGATCTAAAATTCAGTTTTAAGGTTTGATCTCTTGGTTATTTCGATTTCATGTTCGGTGTTTGGATTGAAATCTCTTACCTCATCAATTGTCATCTGAGTCTATGCTGGTAATCTCCATCTTTAATTTTTATATTACTTTAGATTTGATCTCATGTGTTCAACTTCTACATCACTATCTCAACAAAATTCAATTTCGACTTCAAATTTTGTTTTCATCATAACTTGGTATGACTTTGACCTAGTTCTTTCATCAAATCCTACTGGTACTGATTCCTGAATCTATTCGTTCTGAGCATGCTTATTTCTGCTACAATAGTTAGTTAGGAAGAAGCTTAATTTTGTTCCATTGAATAGTGGAGAAAGATTCTTCTTAAATCCAGTAGAATGTTGGGGTACGTATGTGTTGATTGTTTGCTGCACCATTGAGTTCTTAATTTTTCTTCGGTTAGCTCCCCCTCTCAATGTTACTTTGGTACAGTCCTCACAGTAGTGGTATGTAGGTGAGTTGGTTAGTGTGTGTAATGATGGAACTAAGGATGTTGTTTCGGAATTGAAATtgatgagacatacaagtatagATTGATGTTCTCTTTGATGAGTCTAAATTCAATTCTGATATAGCGTGGTTTAGTTatctttattgttgtttttatttcatTATCCAAGTTATACTTTAAGTGAATAATTCCTGGTACTTTAATAAGTACTGGTGTGTCTGAATAATGCATGGTAACTGCTTAGTAAACTTCTCCTATGAATGGTAATTGCAAGATAGTAGTGCTGCCAATATGCTTGAGTATGACTGCAAGTTTACAAGCTCCTACTGCTGACTTGTTTATCTGGTCACTTATTATTTTCTTGGAGCTAAATTGGATTGCAGCTGGTATTTCTGGTATTGTTGTTGGTTGTGTTGGATATCGGTTGAGATCATCTGTTTCAGGAAGTATGAGTCAATTCATCAAACTGTCATGAGAGTGTTGCTGGTGGTGTATACTTCGTATTTGTTCTCGATACCGACTCAACCTCTTGCATTTATTTCTATTGATAAATGAATGCTTCCTACATCTTATTGGTTCACTTCCTTGTTGAATACTTTAGTGAAAGTGTGTGGGCTTGATGCTTGTTCTGAAATTTAAATGGTATGCCACATCAAGATCTCACCAGAAAGTTGGAGGTGTGTGATGGTGTCAAGTTATGATGCTATATGTTTTCGGTTTGGTCAGCATTGTGCAACTCTTTTGTTATTCAGTTTGCCTGCAACAACTTCAACTTTGAGGGAACTGTACATGTTAGTATGCTACTTGGTGCTGCTCTTCTAGCGCAGTTCATTACTTATGCACAAGTACAGTTTATTCTCCGATTCATATTGTACTAAGGTGCTACTGTTGTTGAGTATAATCTCCAAATTCAGTTGCTTATGGGTTCTTAAGCACTagacttcagtttttttttttttttttagtttttacttATACTCTGCAAGTTCAATTCTGCTGCTATACATTTTGCTTCTGACACATTTTCCGAACCTGCCACAACTTCAGTTGCCATCATATTCTTTATGTGCATTACTGCTGCAACACCTCCTAATGGCGTTATTCCACTGCAAGCTTGCTGAAATCCTGTTGTGGTGTGTGTTTTAATGACAAGATTTTGAATCTCACAATGTTATGAGTGTTGGTATGTTTTGGTCCTTTGGATACTTTTGCAGCTACATCTCGTATTTTCAGATTGGCATACAATACAAGGTTACAAGTTTCTGACCATCTACGTGCACCACCTGGTTACGGTCGGCATAAATTCTACTTAGTTCTGCAATTATCAGTTGTCCACATTCCTCATCTGTTGGTGCAAGAGCTAATATGATACATATCTACTTCTGGTCACTTTTCACTTCTGCACCCTCAGGTATGAGCCGTTTCTGCGGTCTTGCTACAACACCTTCCCACTGCAAAAATTACAACTCTATTTGCATCTAATGTTGCAATTTAGACGATGAACTGATATTACCTATTGTTGTTGTTTCAGTGGCTACCACAGCAACCATATTAGCCAGCATGTTTTGTTTAGAGTATGTGTGTGAATGATTGTGTGTGCAAGCTCAAGTCGCCTCTTTAAGCCCCCTTGAGCTTGAGAGAGGGTAATAACATGTACTGTGTGTGTTTTGTAAGTGTGCGAGTGAATGTACGTCTTGTAGGTTGTGTGTGCAGCATGTGCGAGTGTAAGAGAGAATGAGGAAGTCGAGTCTGAGCTATATATTCTCATTTATCCTGTAAACTCAATTATCTTTTCTCTTAATCAATTTATTGATTCAAATCGTTCGCAGTACCAATGTAGACATTCAATTCATTGAATGTTATCAGAAAAATCACTCAGGCAAcaatttgaaataaaaaaattgagagtgtaataaaaactaaatgaaaaatacattaaaatttTAATAGTCTGTACTTTGTAATGCGTGATTTTAGATTATTATTTTACTTTTCCTGTATAAGTATATATAGCTTAAACTTATAAATTTAGTTTTTGGTGGTCAAACAAAGATAACAATGAATAGATTTTTTTTACCATCAATTAAATAGCTGTTTGAGTAaagtaaaattaaagaaaaaagatatatatatatatatattttttttatgtaaacATGAATTATAGTGTTGTACTATATTTCATGATTTATATAAAAAATAGGATATCTCAGTcttaacaagaaaaacaagttgtGTTATATTTAAAACATATCTATGGAGATTTTGGGTATTTAAAcggtatattattttatttttagggtgatttaattaattttgtgtttcttttgtTATTAACGGAATTAACAAGTGGAGGTAGTTCGTTCGTGACTGCCAAACAAAATCCCATTCAGCGTTTGGATGGACCACTGTTCTACCCTATACATGTAAAGAATGGAACCGCATTATGCGTTGCAGTGCCTCTTTCTTAAAATAAATCAGAGTCATCCCGTCATGAATTTTTTATCCCTAAAACATGATTTGCGTGCTGCCATCACTCAGGATGGGGTCCAAATACCCTCTGATAGATGGCACATGGCATCCAGTTAGGTGTAGTTTTTACCTACGGCACATGGCATCCATGAGAATGGTCATTTCTGTTTTTACTCCGTTCTCCTCACTTTGATTCTCTTCTTCATCCATCTCAACAACGTGCAAGAAACTGGGGCTAGATAATGTCCCAAGGACAGGTGTCGGGTGTGTCAATATTCCAGTCAATATAATATACAAAGTTTGGAGCCCAAGTTAACAGCTTGCATCGAATGCTTGGAATCTTCCTCTTATTGTCACATTTTTCTTCATACATATGACTTTATGGTCCACTTACACTTTCTATATAAACAACTCAAAAGCGAAGCAATACAACATAAGCATCATCCTTCACTTTCATCTGTAAATATATATTTCCAGTTCCtctttcaaaatatatatatatatatatatatatatattccagtTCCAGTTCCCATCTTCAATTTCCACAGTTCAAAGAAGGGAAAACTAATATTTTCatcggaaaaaaaaagaagaagaaagaaaatgttTACAATGACAGAGAAAATGCCATCGGCAACATCAGTATTATCAGCTTATGCTTCATTTGCTGGTTCAATGATGTTTGTAAGATCAATTGCTAATGAATTCATACCAGAACAGCTACGAACGTACCTCTCATCGGCTTTTTGTAACGTTTTCAGTCGTAATCCTTCACTTCTCATTTTCGTCATTCAAGAATTCGACGGTCTTACGCGAAACCAAGTTTACGAAGCTTCAGAGATCTTCTTGCGTACTAAAATCACTCCAACTATAAACCGTCTTAGAATCAGCAAAGCACCGAGAGATAAAAACGTTTCAGTCACCATTGAAAAAGGTCAGGAAATTAcggatttctttgaagagattcAGCTGAAATGGAGATATGTATGTTCTGAATCTGAGAAACCGAATCCTAATGATCCATATCAACCTAATATAAAATCTGAACAGAAATCTTTTGAGCTCAGTTTTGATAAGAGATACAAAGACAGAGTTCTTGAGTCTTACATTCCTCATGTACTAGGAAAATCCAAACAATTGAAAGAAGAAAACAAGGTGCTGAAGCTTAATACATATGGAAGTTTCTATGGAGGAGATGGTAGTGGTAATTCAGGTGTTTGGGGTTCTATCAATTTACAACACCCAGCTACTTTTGATACCCTAGCAATGGATCCAGAGGTTAAACAGGAGTTAATGGAGGACTTGGAAAGATTTGTTAAGAGAAGAGAATTTTATAAGAAAGTAGGAAAAGCTTGGAAACGTGGCTACTTGTTATACGGTCCTCCTGGAACTGGAAAATCAAGTTTAATTGCTGCCATGGCTAATTATCTTAATTTCGATATCTATGATTTGGAGCTTTCTAATCTTCAATCGAATTTGGAGTTGCGAAGCTTATTGGTTGCTACGACTAATCGATCCATACTTGTTATTGAAGATATTGATTGCAGCACGGATTTTAAAGATCGGGAAACTGatcaacaacaagaacaacaatgGTATCAAGCTCCCGAAACCAAGGTTAGTACTAGTATTTGATAGATGCATAATTGAATTCCTGTTCTGTTCATTACAAAGAAATGATGAAATCATCTTAGCAGACAGGAGTCATATGTCATTTCCAAGCTAGGACCATTCTGAACTGACTGTTTATTTCTTCTGTTACACAGCTGACTCTTTCAGGATTACTCAACTTCATTGACGGTTTATGGTCAAGCTGTGGAGATGAGAGGATTATCATTTTTACAACAAATCACAAGGAAAAGCTTGATCCTGCTTTGTTGCGGCCAGGCCGGATGGACATGCACATTCACATGTCTTACTGTACTCCTAAAGGGTTCAGACTTCTTGCATCAAATTACCTCTCTATCCACAAGGAGCACCATCTTTTTGGAGAGATCGAACAACTTATACAAGAA
Above is a genomic segment from Papaver somniferum cultivar HN1 chromosome 10, ASM357369v1, whole genome shotgun sequence containing:
- the LOC113318593 gene encoding AAA-ATPase At3g50940-like → MFTMTEKMPSATSVLSAYASFAGSMMFVRSIANEFIPEQLRTYLSSAFCNVFSRNPSLLIFVIQEFDGLTRNQVYEASEIFLRTKITPTINRLRISKAPRDKNVSVTIEKGQEITDFFEEIQLKWRYVCSESEKPNPNDPYQPNIKSEQKSFELSFDKRYKDRVLESYIPHVLGKSKQLKEENKVLKLNTYGSFYGGDGSGNSGVWGSINLQHPATFDTLAMDPEVKQELMEDLERFVKRREFYKKVGKAWKRGYLLYGPPGTGKSSLIAAMANYLNFDIYDLELSNLQSNLELRSLLVATTNRSILVIEDIDCSTDFKDRETDQQQEQQWYQAPETKLTLSGLLNFIDGLWSSCGDERIIIFTTNHKEKLDPALLRPGRMDMHIHMSYCTPKGFRLLASNYLSIHKEHHLFGEIEQLIQEAQITPAEVAEELMKREGADKSLGGLVELLKRKKTEQNEAKDGEDEETTNEEQKKQKLEIEEVKRPRRTNYRGRGRGRGMRLRRW